One Janthinobacterium sp. TB1-E2 genomic region harbors:
- a CDS encoding MHFG family PEP-CTERM protein, with protein sequence MRHSSWIAGASLLGTACLLATLSLAPLPASAKGIARADVLDNCNWNRPGVDPFMGDVVAAVDRYTDIAPPVREQLKERMRARQYDEIVVISRDAIRGKGNYNARISDMHFGPGRVCRNVTRAGWNEQMQERGLVYCVQGQCILVPTICRNVSRITQAPASAPPAAGAAPGGAAPVAAAPAAPAAAGVPLIDNPDALRGGSFTGGAMPPEVASIPFLPFDYVRTVGGITSPAGMGGGGGGGGGGSGRPPDQGSSIIVPPTVIIPTLPPTVPTVLPAVPEPQTWAMLLAGLALTAFGARKRLASKHAA encoded by the coding sequence ATGAGACACAGCTCATGGATCGCGGGAGCCAGCTTGCTGGGTACGGCCTGCCTGCTTGCCACCTTGTCCCTGGCGCCCTTGCCCGCCAGCGCAAAAGGCATCGCGCGCGCCGATGTGCTCGATAACTGCAACTGGAATCGTCCCGGCGTCGACCCGTTCATGGGTGACGTGGTGGCGGCCGTGGACCGCTATACGGATATCGCGCCGCCCGTACGCGAACAATTGAAGGAGCGCATGCGTGCGCGCCAGTACGATGAGATCGTCGTGATCAGCCGCGACGCCATCCGCGGCAAGGGCAATTACAACGCGCGCATCAGCGACATGCATTTCGGCCCGGGTCGCGTTTGCCGCAACGTCACGCGCGCGGGCTGGAACGAGCAGATGCAGGAACGGGGACTCGTGTATTGCGTGCAGGGCCAGTGCATCCTGGTGCCGACGATCTGCCGCAACGTCAGCCGTATCACGCAAGCGCCCGCATCAGCGCCGCCAGCGGCCGGTGCCGCTCCCGGCGGTGCGGCACCCGTTGCCGCCGCGCCCGCCGCCCCGGCAGCGGCAGGCGTACCACTGATCGACAACCCCGACGCCTTGCGCGGCGGTTCCTTCACGGGCGGCGCCATGCCGCCCGAGGTGGCCAGCATTCCTTTCCTACCCTTCGATTATGTGCGTACCGTCGGCGGCATCACGTCGCCGGCCGGCATGGGCGGCGGAGGTGGTGGTGGTGGTGGCGGCAGCGGCCGGCCGCCGGACCAGGGCAGCAGCATCATCGTGCCGCCCACCGTGATCATCCCTACCTTGCCACCGACCGTGCCGACCGTTTTGCCGGCCGTGCCGGAACCGCAAACCTGGGCCATGCTGCTGGCGGGACTGGCGCTGACAGCCTTCGGCGCCAGAAAACGCCTTGCCAGCAAGCATGCCGCTTGA
- the moaA gene encoding GTP 3',8-cyclase MoaA, translating to MADKIIYLAEARNGAPAIPARLESPSGNVADSLGRPLHDLRISITDRCNFRCVYCMPKDVFDKNHVYLPHTDLLSFEEITRIARLFVAHGVEKIRLTGGEPLLRKNIEKLIAMLAALRTPSGQPLDLTLTTNGSLLARKAQALKDAGLNRVTVSLDSLDDATFKRMNDVDFAVADVLHGIDAAHAAGLGPIKINMVVKAGMNEQEIVPMARHFKGTPYILRFIEYMDVGASNGWNLQEVIPSAEVVRRIASHMPLLPINPNYTGETAARWRYADGGGEIGLISSVTQAFCADCSRARLSTEGKLYTCLFASSGHDLRSLLRGGHSDAEISSAVAQLWRGRGDRYSQLRTSQTDLTGGTLEHGKKKVEMSYIGG from the coding sequence ATGGCTGACAAGATTATCTACCTCGCCGAAGCCCGCAATGGGGCACCGGCGATCCCCGCACGACTGGAAAGTCCCAGCGGCAACGTGGCCGACAGCCTGGGCCGGCCCCTGCACGACTTGCGCATCTCGATTACCGACCGCTGCAATTTCCGTTGCGTGTATTGCATGCCGAAGGACGTGTTCGACAAGAACCACGTGTATCTGCCGCACACGGATTTGCTGTCGTTCGAGGAAATCACGCGCATCGCGCGCCTGTTCGTCGCGCACGGCGTGGAAAAGATCCGCCTGACGGGCGGCGAGCCGCTGCTGCGCAAGAATATCGAAAAGCTCATCGCCATGCTGGCCGCGCTGCGCACGCCGTCGGGCCAGCCGCTGGACCTGACCCTGACGACCAACGGCTCCTTGCTGGCCAGAAAAGCGCAAGCGCTCAAGGATGCGGGCCTGAACCGCGTGACCGTGTCGCTCGACTCGCTCGACGACGCCACCTTCAAGCGCATGAACGACGTCGATTTCGCCGTCGCCGACGTGCTGCACGGCATCGATGCGGCGCACGCGGCCGGCCTGGGTCCCATCAAGATCAATATGGTCGTCAAGGCCGGCATGAACGAGCAGGAAATCGTGCCCATGGCGCGCCACTTCAAGGGCACGCCATATATCCTGCGCTTCATCGAATACATGGACGTGGGCGCCTCGAACGGCTGGAATTTGCAGGAAGTCATCCCTTCGGCCGAAGTCGTGCGCCGCATAGCCTCACACATGCCCTTGCTGCCCATTAACCCGAACTACACGGGCGAGACGGCGGCGCGCTGGCGCTATGCGGATGGCGGCGGCGAAATCGGCCTCATTTCCAGCGTCACGCAAGCGTTCTGCGCCGACTGCAGCCGTGCCCGCCTCTCGACCGAGGGCAAGCTGTACACGTGCCTGTTCGCCAGCAGCGGCCACGACCTGCGCAGCCTGCTGCGCGGCGGCCATAGCGACGCGGAAATATCATCGGCCGTGGCGCAGCTGTGGCGCGGCCGCGGCGACCGCTATTCGCAATTGCGCACCAGCCAGACGGATTTGACGGGCGGCACACTTGAGCACGGTAAAAAGAAAGTGGAAATGTCGTACATCGGCGGCTGA
- the glp gene encoding gephyrin-like molybdotransferase Glp: MINKHDITGLILAGGLGTRMGQRDKGMLPLHGQPLARHVLQRLAPQVGELAISVHADAGDYARFGLPVWPDALPGQLGPLAGLHSGMRHAGTPYLLTVPCDSPLLPPDLAARLAAGLIDNDADLAIAVTEETDPATGAAVRRPHPVFCLVKTSALPQLDAYLRSGERRMRTWHGPLKLAEVLFENHGAFGNINTPDELAALQAQGLSVPMAQAILADTVAPVAEIEELALPQAFERILAADIISPISVPAHDNSAMDGYALHGADLGGDTPVTLAVVDTILAGRPGTVNVGRGQCARIMTGAVMPDGCDSVVPQELVRHASEHSITMAPDCIRPGDNRRFKGEDLMQGQPALLQGKLLGPAELGLLASLGIATVPVRRRLRVAFFSTGDELRSIGELLDAGCIYDSNRYTLLGMLTRLGCDVLDMGIVKDNPQALEAALRGACAKADVIITSGGVSSGAADFTREILARLGDVAFWHINMRPGRPMAFGRIASEGDTALLLGLPGNPVAVMAAFYFLARPTLLRLMGADADTSTLPLLQVAAQAPIRKKRGRTEYQRGIVERGADGRQHVRVTGAQGSGILRSMTQANCMIVLHEAQGHVAAGDLVDVVLFHGLI, encoded by the coding sequence ATGATCAACAAACACGACATTACCGGCCTGATCCTGGCCGGAGGCCTCGGCACGCGCATGGGCCAGCGCGACAAGGGCATGCTGCCCCTGCATGGCCAGCCCCTGGCCCGCCATGTGCTGCAGCGCCTGGCGCCGCAAGTGGGCGAATTGGCCATCAGTGTCCACGCCGATGCCGGCGATTACGCGCGCTTCGGCCTGCCCGTGTGGCCCGATGCGCTGCCGGGCCAGCTGGGGCCCCTGGCCGGCCTGCACAGCGGCATGCGGCACGCCGGCACGCCGTATCTGCTGACCGTGCCGTGCGATTCTCCCCTGTTGCCGCCCGACCTGGCAGCGCGCCTGGCGGCCGGTTTGATCGACAACGATGCCGACCTGGCCATCGCCGTCACCGAGGAGACCGACCCGGCGACGGGAGCGGCCGTGCGCCGCCCGCACCCGGTTTTTTGCCTGGTGAAAACCTCGGCCCTGCCCCAGTTAGACGCTTATCTGCGCAGCGGCGAGCGCCGCATGCGCACCTGGCATGGCCCCTTGAAACTGGCTGAGGTGCTCTTCGAGAACCATGGCGCGTTCGGCAACATCAATACCCCGGACGAGCTGGCCGCCCTGCAAGCGCAGGGCTTGTCCGTGCCGATGGCGCAAGCCATCCTGGCCGACACCGTCGCGCCCGTCGCCGAGATCGAGGAACTGGCGCTGCCGCAAGCGTTCGAACGCATCCTGGCGGCCGACATCATCTCGCCCATCAGCGTGCCCGCGCACGACAATTCCGCCATGGATGGCTATGCCCTGCATGGGGCCGACCTCGGTGGCGACACGCCCGTGACCCTGGCCGTGGTCGACACCATCCTGGCCGGGCGTCCCGGCACGGTCAACGTCGGGCGCGGGCAATGCGCGCGCATCATGACGGGCGCCGTCATGCCGGACGGCTGCGACAGCGTGGTGCCGCAGGAACTGGTGCGGCACGCCAGCGAGCACAGCATCACCATGGCGCCGGACTGCATCCGCCCCGGCGACAACCGCCGTTTCAAGGGCGAAGACTTGATGCAAGGCCAGCCTGCGCTGCTGCAAGGCAAGCTACTCGGACCGGCAGAACTGGGGCTGCTGGCCTCGCTGGGCATCGCCACGGTGCCCGTGCGCCGGCGCCTGCGCGTGGCCTTCTTTTCCACCGGCGACGAATTGCGCTCGATCGGCGAGCTGCTCGACGCGGGCTGCATCTACGACAGCAACCGCTACACCCTGCTGGGCATGCTGACCCGCTTGGGCTGCGACGTGCTCGACATGGGCATCGTCAAGGACAATCCGCAAGCGCTGGAAGCTGCCCTGCGCGGTGCCTGCGCCAAGGCTGACGTCATCATCACCTCGGGCGGCGTGTCCAGCGGCGCGGCCGATTTTACGCGCGAGATACTCGCCCGCCTCGGTGACGTGGCCTTCTGGCACATCAACATGCGCCCGGGCCGCCCCATGGCCTTTGGCCGGATTGCCAGCGAAGGCGACACGGCCTTGCTGCTGGGCCTGCCCGGCAATCCCGTGGCCGTGATGGCGGCGTTTTATTTCCTCGCCCGCCCCACCCTGCTGCGCCTGATGGGCGCCGATGCGGACACGTCCACCCTGCCACTGCTGCAAGTGGCGGCGCAAGCGCCCATCCGCAAGAAACGGGGCCGCACGGAATACCAGCGCGGCATCGTCGAGCGGGGCGCGGACGGGCGCCAGCACGTGCGCGTGACAGGTGCGCAAGGCTCGGGCATCCTGCGTTCGATGACGCAAGCCAATTGCATGATCGTGCTGCATGAAGCGCAAGGCCACGTGGCGGCGGGCGACCTCGTCGACGTCGTGCTGTTCCATGGGCTGATCTAA